A genome region from Maniola jurtina chromosome 22, ilManJurt1.1, whole genome shotgun sequence includes the following:
- the LOC123876806 gene encoding uncharacterized protein LOC123876806 isoform X1: MESLILGLFLITMIAFAYQEPIESLHHVLVYPVEPGTKKVKREATTGKTKQSEFNKFVEDKLVQHTQALEHLVKLAQSNEDTTKQLVTAISNNFEKPKLPEKLEVQRNPRRINAKSDPPLVKFGENIPKYGNLFKDLILTELRTHEDPITVAEHDMSSSKSESRRSFGGGPMVVRSSDQISPWCSVAILCRRTMDPVCGYDDNFGYGRFDDICHMLQVNCYWKYNFALVPSCRPVL, translated from the exons ATGGAGTCCTTAATCTTAG ggttatttttaataacaatgATAGCTTTTGCTTATCAAGAACCAATAGAGAGCTTACACCATGTCTTAGTGTATCCTGTAGAACCTGGCACG AAAAAAGTAAAACGTGAAGCTACAACTGGTAAAACTAAGCAAAGCGAATTCAATAAGTTCGTAGAAGACAAATTAGTTCAGCACACTCAGGCACTGGAGCACCTAGTGAAATTGGCCCAGTCGAACGAAGACACGACTAAACAGCTGGTTACCgctataagtaataattttgaGAAGCCAAAGCTCCCTGAAAAACTAGAGGTACAACGTAACCCCAGACGCATTAACGCAAAAAGTGATCCTCCACTTGTTAAATTCGGGGAAAACATTCCTAAATATGGAAATCTCTTCAAGGATTTAATATTAACAGAATTGCGTACTCATGAAGACCCCATAACTGTCGCTGAACATGATATGTCTAGTTCTAAATCTGAG TCTCGTCGATCTTTCGGTGGTGGACCAATGGTAGTGCGATCTAGTGATCAAATAAGTCCTTGGTGTTCAGTAGCAATATTGTGTCGTAGAACCATGGATCCAGTTTGTGGATACGATGATAACTTTGGTTACGGAAGATTCGACGACATCTGCCATATGTTACAAGTTAACTGTTATTGGAAGTACA ATTTTGCTCTGGTGCCTTCTTGTAGACCAGTTTTGTAA
- the LOC123876806 gene encoding uncharacterized protein LOC123876806 isoform X3, giving the protein MESLILGLFLITMIAFAYQEPIESLHHVLVYPVEPGTKKVKREATTGKTKQSEFNKFVEDKLVQHTQALEHLVKLAQSNEDTTKQLVTAISNNFEKPKLPEKLESRRSFGGGPMVVRSSDQISPWCSVAILCRRTMDPVCGYDDNFGYGRFDDICHMLQVNCYWKYNFALVPSCRPVL; this is encoded by the exons ATGGAGTCCTTAATCTTAG ggttatttttaataacaatgATAGCTTTTGCTTATCAAGAACCAATAGAGAGCTTACACCATGTCTTAGTGTATCCTGTAGAACCTGGCACG AAAAAAGTAAAACGTGAAGCTACAACTGGTAAAACTAAGCAAAGCGAATTCAATAAGTTCGTAGAAGACAAATTAGTTCAGCACACTCAGGCACTGGAGCACCTAGTGAAATTGGCCCAGTCGAACGAAGACACGACTAAACAGCTGGTTACCgctataagtaataattttgaGAAGCCAAAGCTCCCTGAAAAACTAGAG TCTCGTCGATCTTTCGGTGGTGGACCAATGGTAGTGCGATCTAGTGATCAAATAAGTCCTTGGTGTTCAGTAGCAATATTGTGTCGTAGAACCATGGATCCAGTTTGTGGATACGATGATAACTTTGGTTACGGAAGATTCGACGACATCTGCCATATGTTACAAGTTAACTGTTATTGGAAGTACA ATTTTGCTCTGGTGCCTTCTTGTAGACCAGTTTTGTAA
- the LOC123876806 gene encoding uncharacterized protein LOC123876806 isoform X2, producing MIAFAYQEPIESLHHVLVYPVEPGTKKVKREATTGKTKQSEFNKFVEDKLVQHTQALEHLVKLAQSNEDTTKQLVTAISNNFEKPKLPEKLEVQRNPRRINAKSDPPLVKFGENIPKYGNLFKDLILTELRTHEDPITVAEHDMSSSKSESRRSFGGGPMVVRSSDQISPWCSVAILCRRTMDPVCGYDDNFGYGRFDDICHMLQVNCYWKYNFALVPSCRPVL from the exons atgATAGCTTTTGCTTATCAAGAACCAATAGAGAGCTTACACCATGTCTTAGTGTATCCTGTAGAACCTGGCACG AAAAAAGTAAAACGTGAAGCTACAACTGGTAAAACTAAGCAAAGCGAATTCAATAAGTTCGTAGAAGACAAATTAGTTCAGCACACTCAGGCACTGGAGCACCTAGTGAAATTGGCCCAGTCGAACGAAGACACGACTAAACAGCTGGTTACCgctataagtaataattttgaGAAGCCAAAGCTCCCTGAAAAACTAGAGGTACAACGTAACCCCAGACGCATTAACGCAAAAAGTGATCCTCCACTTGTTAAATTCGGGGAAAACATTCCTAAATATGGAAATCTCTTCAAGGATTTAATATTAACAGAATTGCGTACTCATGAAGACCCCATAACTGTCGCTGAACATGATATGTCTAGTTCTAAATCTGAG TCTCGTCGATCTTTCGGTGGTGGACCAATGGTAGTGCGATCTAGTGATCAAATAAGTCCTTGGTGTTCAGTAGCAATATTGTGTCGTAGAACCATGGATCCAGTTTGTGGATACGATGATAACTTTGGTTACGGAAGATTCGACGACATCTGCCATATGTTACAAGTTAACTGTTATTGGAAGTACA ATTTTGCTCTGGTGCCTTCTTGTAGACCAGTTTTGTAA
- the LOC123876811 gene encoding uncharacterized protein LOC123876811 isoform X2 has translation MVSTQLTVFLATGLLAILVSSHGPPRDRDNEDIAMGRKVKKMGPKWCSMAKVCNHDRVPICGISHAGDVMGFRDLCDMFDYNCIRRRNYKQTACPEDKSILTVSRRPTNTFYDDK, from the exons ATGGTATCCACTCAGTTGAcag TATTTCTTGCCACTGGTCTTCTGGCGATATTGGTGTCTTCGCATGGGCCTCCACGCGACCGGGACAATGAAGACATCGCCATGGGGCGGAAGGTAAAAAAA ATGGGACCTAAGTGGTGCAGTATGGCGAAGGTGTGCAACCACGACCGCGTGCCGATATGCGGCATCAGCCACGCTGGAGATGTCATGGGCTTCAGGGACCTCTGTGATATGTTTGATTACAACTGTATACGACGGAGGA actaTAAGCAAACGGCATGTCCGGAAGACAAGTCCATCCTCACAGTATCCCGTCGCCCGACCAATACTTTTTATGATGACAAATAA
- the LOC123876811 gene encoding uncharacterized protein LOC123876811 isoform X1: MVSTQLTAVFLATGLLAILVSSHGPPRDRDNEDIAMGRKVKKMGPKWCSMAKVCNHDRVPICGISHAGDVMGFRDLCDMFDYNCIRRRNYKQTACPEDKSILTVSRRPTNTFYDDK, from the exons ATGGTATCCACTCAGTTGAcag CAGTATTTCTTGCCACTGGTCTTCTGGCGATATTGGTGTCTTCGCATGGGCCTCCACGCGACCGGGACAATGAAGACATCGCCATGGGGCGGAAGGTAAAAAAA ATGGGACCTAAGTGGTGCAGTATGGCGAAGGTGTGCAACCACGACCGCGTGCCGATATGCGGCATCAGCCACGCTGGAGATGTCATGGGCTTCAGGGACCTCTGTGATATGTTTGATTACAACTGTATACGACGGAGGA actaTAAGCAAACGGCATGTCCGGAAGACAAGTCCATCCTCACAGTATCCCGTCGCCCGACCAATACTTTTTATGATGACAAATAA
- the LOC123876811 gene encoding uncharacterized protein LOC123876811 isoform X3: MVSTQLTAVFLATGLLAILVSSHGPPRDRDNEDIAMGRKMGPKWCSMAKVCNHDRVPICGISHAGDVMGFRDLCDMFDYNCIRRRNYKQTACPEDKSILTVSRRPTNTFYDDK; this comes from the exons ATGGTATCCACTCAGTTGAcag CAGTATTTCTTGCCACTGGTCTTCTGGCGATATTGGTGTCTTCGCATGGGCCTCCACGCGACCGGGACAATGAAGACATCGCCATGGGGCGGAAG ATGGGACCTAAGTGGTGCAGTATGGCGAAGGTGTGCAACCACGACCGCGTGCCGATATGCGGCATCAGCCACGCTGGAGATGTCATGGGCTTCAGGGACCTCTGTGATATGTTTGATTACAACTGTATACGACGGAGGA actaTAAGCAAACGGCATGTCCGGAAGACAAGTCCATCCTCACAGTATCCCGTCGCCCGACCAATACTTTTTATGATGACAAATAA
- the LOC123876803 gene encoding acidic repeat-containing protein-like — protein sequence MCVKLLLLGITVFVTILNKSANANSKCYLAKICIHNGKEKCGQDMKGKVQRFLDSCDMKEYNCLKNASFAKTNAKNCWHLPPIDKKLSADDKENDIDDDGSENKANVNESKGDDDEANEASNVDEDLTESKENKYDRASQEIEVSNGDGVDSESKEDASGEASKIDDDDEVSREEIKHESDKENAFTRESKEDGADKVRKEDNTSGANKEQVDDADDVSEAVGETEMDAVDASSQNDKIDNDNIDESNGGDGDDEADQASKVDRTDEPSKEDEGKGSNQENKAEKLYYGLQEENMDTSDEVD from the exons ATGTGCGTGAAATTACTTCTACTGG GTATTACTGTCTTTGTGACCATTTTGAACAAATCTGCCAATGCCAATAgt aaATGCTATCTCGCTAAAATTTGTATTCACAACGGCAAAGAGAAATGTGGCCAGGATATGAAGGGCAAAGTTCAGAGATTCTTGGATTCCTGTGATATGAAAGAGTATAACTGTTTGAAGAATGCTA GTTTTGCAAAAACCAACGCCAAAAATTGTTGGCATTTACCGCCAATTGATAAGAAACTTTCAGCGGATGATAAAGAAAatgatattgatgatgatggtagtGAAAATAAAGCTAACGTAAATGAATCAaaaggtgatgatgatgaagcaaaTGAAGCAAGTAACGTAGATGAAGACCTTACAGAAAGTAAAGAGAATAAATATGACCGAGCAAGTCAAGAGATTGAAGTAAGTAATGGGGACGGAGTTGATTCAGAAAGTAAAGAAGATGCATCTGGTGAAGCAAGTAAAATAGACGACGATGATGAAGTAAGTAGAGAGGAAATAAAACATGAATCAGATAAAGAGAATGCATTCACTAGAGAAAGTAAAGAAGATGGAGCCGACAAAGTTCGTAAAGAAGATAATACTAGCGGAGCAAATAAAGAGCAAGTTGATGATGCAGACGATGTAAGCGAAGCTGTTGGTGAAACAGAAATGGATGCAGTCGATGCATCAAGCCAAAACGATAAAATCGACAATGACAATATAGATGAATCCAATGGTGGTGATGGTGATGACGAAGCTGATCAAGCAAGTAAAGTAGATAGAACTGATGAACCTAGCAAAGAAGACGAAGGAAAGGGTTCAAACCAAGAAAATAAAGCAGAGAAATTATATTATGGATTACAAGAAGAAAATATGGACACTTCAGACGAGGTTGATTGA